One region of Terriglobales bacterium genomic DNA includes:
- the guaB gene encoding IMP dehydrogenase: MIHFPVPEALTFDDVLLLPGRSDVVPATVSTTTRLTRNLTLNIPIMSAAMDTVTESRMAIAMAQQGGLGVVHRNLTIEQQAGEVDKVKRSESGMIVDPITMSPDDKISDALEVMRRYRISGVPITKNRKLVGILTNRDLRFETRTDIPISKVMTKENLITVPVGTTLDEAEKILHKHRVEKLLVVDDKYTLKGLITVKDIQKKLKYPNAAKDAQGRLRVAAAIGATGDFLERAQEMARAKVDVIAIDSAHGHSTRVLEAVKAVKHALPEIELLAGNVATFDGACELVRAGVDAVKVGIGPGSICTTRIVTGAGVPQITAIAEAYRATKDAGVPVIADGGVKYSGDITKALAAGASVVMIGSLFAGTDESPGETILYQGRSFKTYRGMGSLAAMAAGSSERYMQTADDSSAALAGEDGDSNRLGKLVPEGIEGRVPYRGTTAAMVHQLVGGLRSGMGYVGCATIAELQQKARFVRISAAGYRESHVHDVIITREAPNYNLE, encoded by the coding sequence ATGATTCACTTCCCTGTCCCTGAAGCCCTCACCTTCGACGACGTTCTGCTCCTGCCTGGCCGCTCCGACGTGGTTCCGGCCACGGTTTCCACGACCACGCGCCTCACGCGCAATCTCACGCTCAACATCCCCATCATGAGCGCGGCCATGGACACGGTGACCGAATCGCGCATGGCCATAGCCATGGCGCAGCAGGGCGGGCTCGGCGTGGTCCATCGCAACCTGACGATCGAGCAGCAGGCCGGCGAAGTGGACAAGGTGAAGCGTTCGGAGAGCGGCATGATCGTGGACCCGATCACCATGTCGCCCGACGACAAGATCTCGGACGCGCTCGAAGTCATGCGGCGCTACCGCATCTCGGGCGTTCCCATCACCAAGAACCGCAAGCTGGTCGGCATCCTCACCAACCGCGACCTGCGCTTTGAGACGCGAACCGACATTCCCATCAGCAAGGTGATGACGAAGGAAAACCTCATCACCGTGCCGGTTGGGACCACGCTCGATGAGGCCGAGAAGATCCTGCACAAGCATCGCGTGGAAAAGCTCCTCGTTGTGGACGACAAGTACACGCTGAAGGGCCTGATCACCGTCAAGGACATCCAGAAGAAGCTGAAGTATCCCAACGCCGCCAAAGATGCGCAGGGGCGGCTGCGCGTGGCCGCCGCGATCGGCGCGACCGGCGACTTCCTGGAGCGCGCGCAGGAGATGGCGCGGGCAAAAGTTGACGTGATCGCTATCGACTCGGCGCACGGGCACTCGACGCGCGTGCTCGAAGCGGTCAAGGCCGTGAAGCACGCGCTCCCTGAAATCGAGCTGCTCGCCGGCAACGTGGCCACCTTCGACGGCGCATGCGAGCTGGTGCGCGCCGGCGTGGACGCGGTGAAGGTCGGCATCGGGCCGGGCTCGATCTGCACCACCCGCATCGTGACCGGCGCGGGCGTGCCGCAGATCACAGCCATCGCCGAAGCCTATCGCGCCACGAAAGACGCGGGCGTGCCGGTGATTGCCGATGGCGGCGTGAAGTACTCGGGCGACATCACCAAGGCGCTGGCGGCGGGCGCGAGCGTGGTGATGATCGGATCGCTCTTCGCCGGCACCGACGAGAGCCCCGGCGAAACCATCCTCTATCAGGGTCGTTCATTCAAGACCTATCGCGGCATGGGCTCGCTGGCGGCGATGGCGGCCGGATCGAGCGAGCGCTACATGCAGACCGCCGACGACTCATCGGCCGCGCTCGCCGGCGAAGACGGCGACTCGAACCGCCTGGGCAAGCTGGTGCCGGAAGGCATCGAGGGGCGCGTCCCCTACCGCGGCACGACGGCCGCCATGGTCCACCAGCTTGTCGGCGGGCTGCGCAGCGGCATGGGCTACGTCGGCTGCGCGACCATTGCTGAGCTCCAGCAGAAGGCGCGCTTCGTGCGCATCAGCGCCGCCGGATACCGCGAGAGCCACGTGCACGACGTGATCATCACGCGCGAAGCGCCAAATTACAATTTAGAGTAA
- a CDS encoding VanZ family protein translates to MIWIAMILVIGTSWFSSESTGQALTYVMRLLHVPLAYEPGLNHALRKTGHFFGYAILSWLLFRAWRATLPARRATADRGSWIEPAWRFRWALLALAVTMLTSCADEAHQFFEPGRTSTMKDVLLDTMGGLFAQCALLVTGFGRPHTPDR, encoded by the coding sequence GTGATCTGGATCGCGATGATCCTGGTGATTGGCACGAGCTGGTTCTCCTCGGAAAGCACCGGGCAAGCGCTCACCTACGTGATGCGCCTGCTGCACGTCCCGCTGGCTTACGAGCCTGGACTGAACCACGCCCTGCGCAAGACGGGACACTTCTTCGGCTACGCCATCCTGAGCTGGCTGCTGTTCCGCGCCTGGCGCGCCACGCTGCCCGCGCGCCGAGCAACGGCCGATCGCGGAAGCTGGATCGAGCCGGCGTGGCGCTTTCGCTGGGCATTGCTGGCGCTGGCGGTGACGATGCTGACCTCCTGCGCGGACGAAGCCCACCAGTTCTTCGAGCCGGGACGCACAAGCACGATGAAAGACGTGCTGCTCGACACCATGGGCGGACTGTTCGCGCAGTGCGCGCTGCTGGTGACCGGCTTCGGCAGGCCACATACGCCGGACCGGTAA
- a CDS encoding MFS transporter — translation MPQENTERNVTVFGATSLLNDTASEMSYWLIPSFLMSLGAGPATLGLIEGIAESVASLAKLYSGYLADRAPRRKPIVVAGYAVANLMKPLLALATSWWHVLFIRFADRLAKGFRGAPRDVMLSESVPRERLGGAFGVLQSMDTAGAIVGPLLALLLLRHYAERTVFWFAAIPGLLSVLVIAFGVRETSGAQPATAGNATTNAPGTRLPRSYYYVLFVVTLFSLGGSSDMFLILRAQNMGIPAAAAPLLGLVFNIVYSGASWPLGALSDRVSKHGMAAAGYAVYAIVYSVFALAPARSAIWGAMAFYGLYYALTDPVLRALVAQTVPAAQRGRAFGIYYFATSLATLAASLIAGELWSHIAPHAPFYFAAAIAGAAAVLMLFCRE, via the coding sequence GTGCCTCAGGAAAACACCGAGCGCAACGTCACCGTCTTCGGCGCCACCTCGCTGCTCAATGACACCGCCAGCGAGATGTCCTACTGGCTCATCCCTTCGTTCCTCATGTCGCTCGGCGCCGGGCCCGCCACGCTCGGGCTGATCGAGGGCATCGCGGAGAGCGTCGCCTCGCTCGCCAAGCTCTACTCCGGATATCTCGCCGACCGCGCGCCGCGGCGCAAACCCATCGTCGTCGCCGGCTATGCCGTCGCGAACCTCATGAAGCCGCTGCTGGCGCTCGCCACTTCGTGGTGGCACGTGCTGTTCATTCGCTTTGCCGACCGGCTGGCGAAGGGATTCCGCGGCGCGCCGCGCGACGTGATGCTCTCCGAGTCGGTTCCGCGCGAGCGCCTCGGCGGCGCCTTCGGCGTGCTCCAGTCCATGGACACGGCCGGCGCCATCGTCGGTCCTCTGCTCGCCCTGCTGCTGCTGCGCCACTACGCCGAGCGCACCGTCTTCTGGTTCGCCGCGATACCGGGACTCCTCAGTGTTCTGGTCATCGCGTTCGGGGTGCGCGAAACCAGCGGCGCACAGCCGGCAACCGCCGGGAACGCGACCACAAATGCGCCGGGCACGCGGCTGCCGCGCTCGTACTACTACGTCCTCTTCGTGGTCACGCTGTTTTCGCTGGGCGGATCCAGCGACATGTTTCTCATCCTGCGCGCCCAAAACATGGGCATCCCGGCGGCTGCGGCGCCGCTGCTCGGACTCGTCTTCAACATCGTCTACAGCGGCGCATCGTGGCCGCTCGGCGCGCTCAGCGACCGCGTCTCCAAGCACGGCATGGCCGCTGCCGGATACGCCGTGTACGCCATCGTTTATTCGGTCTTCGCGCTCGCGCCTGCGCGCTCCGCGATCTGGGGCGCCATGGCGTTCTACGGCCTCTACTACGCGCTCACCGATCCGGTACTGCGAGCGCTGGTGGCGCAAACCGTTCCCGCCGCGCAGCGCGGCCGCGCCTTCGGCATCTACTACTTCGCCACCAGCCTTGCCACGCTCGCCGCCAGCCTCATCGCCGGCGAACTCTGGAGCCACATCGCTCCGCACGCGCCCTTCTATTTCGCGGCCGCAATCGCCGGCGCCGCGGCGGTGCTCATGCTCTTCTGCCGCGAGTAG
- a CDS encoding superoxide dismutase, which yields MAFQLPPLPYDYNALEPFIDTETMQLHHDKHHAAYVNNLNAALEKHPQFFSKTPEEIITNLNSIPEDIRTTVRNNAGGHVNHSIFWKLMQKPDGSVSAGPIVSAVDDAFGGFEAFQKQFNEAGARHFGSGWVWLVRAPGGQLRIITTPNQDNPLMQGLFPILGNDVWEHAYYLRYRNRRPEYLAAWWQVVNWNEVNRRLEASNKLVKQTAA from the coding sequence ATGGCGTTCCAACTCCCGCCGCTTCCGTACGACTACAACGCCCTCGAGCCGTTCATTGACACCGAAACCATGCAGCTTCACCACGACAAGCACCACGCCGCCTATGTCAACAACCTGAACGCCGCGCTGGAAAAACATCCGCAATTCTTCAGCAAGACGCCCGAAGAAATCATCACCAACCTGAACTCAATCCCTGAAGACATCCGGACCACCGTCCGCAACAACGCCGGCGGTCACGTGAACCACAGCATCTTCTGGAAGCTCATGCAGAAGCCCGACGGCAGCGTCTCGGCCGGCCCCATTGTCTCCGCCGTCGATGACGCCTTCGGCGGCTTCGAGGCGTTTCAAAAGCAGTTCAACGAAGCCGGCGCCAGGCACTTCGGCAGCGGATGGGTCTGGCTGGTGCGCGCGCCCGGCGGCCAGCTGCGCATCATCACCACGCCAAACCAGGACAATCCGCTGATGCAGGGCCTCTTCCCAATCCTCGGCAACGACGTCTGGGAGCACGCCTACTACCTGAGGTATCGCAATCGCCGTCCCGAGTATCTCGCCGCCTGGTGGCAGGTGGTGAACTGGAACGAAGTCAACCGCCGCCTCGAAGCGAGCAACAAACTTGTAAAACAGACCGCCGCGTAA
- the rplQ gene encoding 50S ribosomal protein L17 encodes MRHLKAGWKLGRNTSHRRALLRNLVTSLIVEERIETSVVKAKAMRPHVEKMITLGKRGDLAARRQAGAFLMTRESVDKLWEIAPRFGDRNGGYLRIIRSGFQQGDGAEKAFVELIGSEKKIEARRKKRAETRAKRAEETRKAMEQAEAEAKAGGEEAGDKGKE; translated from the coding sequence ATGCGTCATCTCAAGGCAGGATGGAAACTCGGGCGTAACACCAGCCATCGTCGCGCGCTGCTGCGCAACCTGGTCACCTCGCTCATCGTCGAGGAGCGCATTGAGACGTCGGTCGTCAAGGCCAAGGCCATGCGCCCGCACGTGGAGAAGATGATCACCCTGGGCAAGCGCGGCGACCTCGCCGCCCGCCGCCAGGCCGGCGCGTTTCTCATGACGCGCGAGTCGGTCGACAAGCTCTGGGAGATCGCGCCGCGCTTTGGGGACCGCAATGGGGGCTACCTGCGCATCATCCGCAGCGGCTTCCAGCAGGGTGACGGCGCCGAGAAGGCGTTTGTCGAACTGATTGGCAGCGAAAAGAAAATCGAGGCCCGGCGCAAGAAGCGCGCGGAAACCAGGGCCAAGCGCGCCGAAGAGACACGCAAGGCAATGGAACAGGCCGAGGCCGAAGCCAAGGCCGGCGGCGAAGAGGCCGGCGACAAGGGCAAGGAATGA
- a CDS encoding DNA-directed RNA polymerase subunit alpha yields the protein MLWKGFQKPKRLAVDTETLNDKYGRFYAQPFERGFGTTVGNALRRVLLSSIEGAAVSAVKIEGVLHEFQSIPGVVEDATDIILNLKQVPFKLNGDGPKAIYLRADQPGVVNSGMIEADADVEVLDKDVYIATVSEGGKLDMEMRLKRGRGYVSADKNFDEDLGLGFIPIDSVHSPVRKVNYTVEAARLGQITDYDKLTLEIWTNGSITPADALGLAAKLLKDHMNIFINFEEELETATAGEERKPEIRNENLNRSVEELELSVRSYNCLKNANIQTIGELVQKTEAEMLKTKNFGRKSLNEIKEILASMGLSLGMKIDEHGNAVPGAPQPPIPVSAYPPELPEELDQ from the coding sequence GTGCTTTGGAAAGGCTTTCAAAAACCCAAGCGGCTCGCGGTCGACACCGAGACGCTCAACGACAAGTACGGACGCTTCTACGCTCAGCCCTTCGAGCGCGGATTCGGCACGACCGTGGGCAACGCCCTCCGTCGCGTGCTGCTCTCCTCGATTGAAGGCGCCGCCGTCAGCGCGGTCAAAATCGAGGGCGTCCTGCACGAGTTCCAGTCCATCCCCGGCGTGGTCGAGGACGCGACCGACATCATCCTCAACCTCAAGCAGGTGCCCTTCAAGCTCAACGGCGACGGCCCCAAGGCCATCTACCTGCGCGCCGATCAGCCGGGTGTCGTCAACAGCGGCATGATCGAAGCCGACGCCGATGTCGAAGTCCTCGACAAGGACGTGTACATTGCCACCGTCAGCGAAGGCGGCAAGCTTGACATGGAAATGCGCCTCAAGCGCGGACGCGGCTATGTCTCCGCCGACAAGAACTTCGACGAAGACCTGGGCCTCGGCTTCATCCCCATCGACTCGGTCCACTCGCCGGTGCGCAAGGTGAACTACACCGTCGAAGCCGCGCGTCTCGGCCAGATCACAGACTACGACAAGCTCACGCTCGAGATCTGGACCAACGGCAGCATCACCCCGGCCGACGCGCTTGGCCTGGCCGCCAAGCTCCTCAAAGACCACATGAACATCTTCATCAACTTTGAGGAAGAGCTGGAAACCGCCACCGCCGGTGAAGAGCGCAAGCCGGAAATCCGCAACGAGAATCTCAACCGCTCGGTCGAAGAGCTGGAGCTCAGCGTTCGCAGCTACAACTGCCTGAAGAACGCCAATATCCAGACCATCGGCGAGCTGGTGCAGAAGACCGAAGCCGAGATGCTCAAGACCAAGAACTTCGGCCGCAAGTCGCTGAACGAGATCAAGGAAATCCTGGCGTCCATGGGCCTGAGCCTGGGCATGAAGATCGACGAGCACGGCAACGCCGTTCCCGGCGCGCCGCAGCCGCCGATCCCGGTGTCCGCGTATCCGCCCGAGCTGCCGGAAGAGCTCGACCAGTAA
- the rpsD gene encoding 30S ribosomal protein S4, which yields MARETGAVCRLCRREGMKLFLKGAKCFSDKCPVEKRNFAPGQHGKDRKAKVVGYGLQLREKQKTKRIYFTQERQFRNYFEKASRSQGVTGEALLQQLETRLDNVVYRSGFAISRRQARQLVRHGHIQVNGHKVNIPSYSVRAGDEVAVRERSRKLPVVEQAREFTSHQTPPSWLAIDRDNLTARVNSVPKRDEIQLPVNEQLIVELYSK from the coding sequence TTGGCACGAGAAACAGGCGCAGTCTGCCGTCTTTGCCGCCGCGAAGGAATGAAGCTGTTCCTGAAGGGGGCCAAGTGCTTCAGCGACAAGTGTCCCGTCGAGAAGCGCAACTTCGCCCCCGGACAGCACGGCAAGGACCGCAAAGCGAAAGTCGTCGGCTACGGCCTTCAGCTCCGCGAAAAGCAGAAGACCAAGCGGATTTACTTCACCCAGGAACGCCAGTTCCGCAATTACTTTGAGAAGGCGTCGCGCTCGCAGGGCGTCACCGGCGAAGCGCTGCTTCAGCAGCTCGAAACCCGTCTCGACAACGTGGTCTATCGCTCAGGCTTCGCCATCTCGAGGCGTCAGGCGCGCCAGTTGGTGCGGCACGGGCACATCCAGGTGAACGGACACAAGGTGAACATCCCGTCGTACTCGGTCAGGGCCGGCGACGAAGTGGCCGTCCGCGAGCGCAGCCGCAAGCTGCCCGTCGTGGAGCAGGCGCGTGAGTTCACCAGTCACCAAACACCGCCGTCGTGGCTCGCCATTGATCGCGACAACCTGACCGCGCGCGTCAACAGCGTTCCCAAGCGCGACGAAATCCAGCTGCCCGTAAACGAGCAGCTCATCGTCGAGCTGTACAGCAAGTGA
- the rpsK gene encoding 30S ribosomal protein S11: MAKPAAGAAAPGAGAAAPEKKGKKKQFKKRERKNVPHGLVHVQASFNNTIVTITDQAGNVLSWKSSGSLGFRGSRKGTPFAAQQAAMNAANQARDHGVRSVDVKVSGPGSGRESAIRALAAAGIEVRSIKDVTPIPHNGCRPPKRRRV; this comes from the coding sequence ATGGCAAAACCAGCAGCAGGAGCAGCAGCACCCGGCGCCGGCGCAGCCGCACCGGAGAAAAAAGGCAAGAAGAAGCAGTTCAAGAAGCGCGAGCGCAAGAACGTGCCGCACGGGCTCGTCCACGTGCAGGCGTCGTTCAACAACACCATCGTGACCATCACCGACCAGGCGGGCAACGTGCTCTCCTGGAAGAGCTCCGGATCGCTCGGTTTCCGGGGATCGCGCAAGGGAACGCCGTTTGCCGCGCAGCAGGCCGCCATGAACGCCGCCAACCAGGCGCGCGATCACGGCGTGCGCAGCGTCGACGTGAAGGTCTCCGGCCCCGGCTCCGGCCGCGAGTCCGCCATCCGCGCCCTCGCCGCCGCCGGCATTGAAGTGCGCAGCATCAAGGACGTGACGCCCATCCCGCACAACGGATGCCGTCCGCCCAAGCGCCGCAGAGTGTAA
- the rpsM gene encoding 30S ribosomal protein S13 encodes MARIAGVDLPRNKHVNIALTYIFGIGHPRADRIVAAANVDPAKKVQDLNEEEVNRIRQVIEAEGNVEGDLRKDVSMHIKRLIEIGSYRGYRHRRNLPVRGQRTHTNARTRKGPRKGTVAQKKKATAKT; translated from the coding sequence ATGGCTCGCATTGCAGGCGTGGATCTTCCGCGCAACAAGCATGTCAACATCGCGCTGACCTACATCTTCGGCATCGGGCACCCGCGCGCCGACCGCATTGTCGCCGCCGCGAACGTCGACCCGGCGAAGAAGGTCCAGGACCTGAACGAAGAAGAGGTCAACCGCATCCGCCAGGTCATCGAGGCGGAAGGAAACGTCGAAGGCGACCTGCGCAAAGACGTTTCCATGCACATCAAGCGGCTGATCGAAATCGGCTCGTATCGAGGCTATCGTCATCGCCGCAACCTGCCGGTCCGCGGCCAGCGCACGCACACCAATGCGCGAACGCGCAAAGGTCCTCGCAAGGGCACGGTTGCACAGAAGAAGAAAGCGACGGCAAAAACGTAG
- the rpmJ gene encoding 50S ribosomal protein L36, with amino-acid sequence MKVRASVKKICDKCKIIHRRGVVRVICENSKHKQRQG; translated from the coding sequence ATGAAGGTTCGGGCATCGGTAAAGAAAATTTGCGACAAGTGCAAGATCATCCACCGCCGCGGCGTGGTGCGCGTGATCTGCGAAAACTCGAAGCACAAGCAGAGGCAGGGGTAA
- the infA gene encoding translation initiation factor IF-1, protein MSKEDAIEVMAVVIEPLPNAMFRVELENKHQVLAHVSGKMRKNFIRILPGDRVAVELSPYDLTRGRIVYRYK, encoded by the coding sequence TTGAGCAAGGAAGACGCGATCGAAGTGATGGCGGTGGTCATTGAGCCGCTGCCCAATGCCATGTTCCGGGTGGAACTGGAGAACAAACATCAGGTGCTGGCGCACGTCTCCGGCAAGATGCGCAAGAACTTCATTCGCATTCTTCCCGGCGACCGCGTGGCCGTGGAGCTTTCGCCCTACGACCTGACGCGGGGACGGATCGTCTACCGGTACAAATAA
- the map gene encoding type I methionyl aminopeptidase, which yields MAIVCKSPGEIEKMRRSGHIVRQVLDELAAMVKPGITTMDLERAAEKKIRDAGAKPAFKGYYDYPCCLCTSVNNEIVHGIPSEKRVLEHGDIVSIDCGVVLDGYYGDAAITVPVGNSLKPELKKLLDVTRESLEKAIQAARVGNTVGDVGAVVQEVVEAAGFSVVREFVGHGIGTRLHEDPQVPNFGTRGHGARLREGMVIAIEPMVNAGKAGARVLDDRWTAVTEDGSFSAHFEHCVAVTADGPVILTQ from the coding sequence ATGGCCATCGTTTGTAAGTCGCCTGGCGAGATCGAGAAGATGCGCCGCAGCGGGCACATCGTCCGCCAGGTGCTCGACGAGCTCGCGGCCATGGTGAAGCCTGGCATCACCACCATGGACCTGGAGCGCGCCGCCGAGAAGAAGATCCGCGACGCCGGGGCCAAGCCGGCATTCAAGGGCTATTACGACTACCCTTGCTGCCTGTGCACCTCGGTCAACAACGAGATTGTGCACGGCATCCCGTCGGAAAAGCGGGTGCTCGAGCACGGCGACATTGTTTCCATTGATTGCGGCGTGGTGCTCGACGGCTACTACGGCGACGCCGCCATCACCGTTCCGGTGGGCAACAGCCTGAAGCCGGAGCTGAAAAAGCTTTTGGACGTGACGCGCGAGTCGCTGGAGAAGGCCATCCAGGCGGCGCGCGTAGGAAACACCGTCGGCGACGTCGGCGCGGTGGTACAGGAAGTGGTCGAGGCGGCGGGATTCAGCGTGGTCCGCGAGTTTGTCGGCCACGGCATCGGCACCCGGCTCCACGAAGACCCGCAGGTCCCGAACTTCGGCACCCGCGGACACGGAGCACGGCTGCGCGAGGGCATGGTGATTGCCATCGAGCCCATGGTGAATGCCGGCAAGGCTGGCGCGCGCGTGCTGGATGACCGCTGGACCGCGGTCACCGAAGACGGCAGCTTCAGTGCCCACTTCGAGCATTGCGTGGCCGTAACCGCCGACGGGCCAGTGATTTTGACGCAGTAA
- a CDS encoding adenylate kinase: MALKVSTRADAVSKRPPASVGPVILMGPPGVGKGTQAKRLVEIFGIPQISTGDLLRDHVARGTELGLKAKTLMDRGELVPDELMYPMVAERLKRADCNRGFILDGFPRTRAQAEWLEAQLNDQLFDNQCRIPPVVITISVDYNELLKRLTGRRQCPSCGRIYNVYSQPPRVPGQCDVDGSKLVTRHDDSEEVISERLKRYEQDTLPLKEFYRAQGRLTEVDGGRAVDEVTTDLARILERNGHRL, translated from the coding sequence ATGGCTTTGAAGGTGAGCACCCGGGCGGACGCGGTGTCGAAAAGGCCTCCCGCCAGTGTTGGCCCGGTCATCCTGATGGGCCCGCCCGGCGTGGGCAAGGGAACGCAGGCCAAGCGCCTGGTTGAGATCTTCGGCATCCCGCAGATCTCCACCGGCGACCTGCTCCGCGACCACGTGGCCCGCGGCACCGAACTGGGGCTGAAGGCCAAGACGTTGATGGACCGGGGCGAGTTGGTTCCGGACGAATTGATGTACCCGATGGTGGCCGAGCGGCTGAAGCGCGCCGACTGCAACCGGGGCTTTATCCTCGACGGCTTTCCGCGCACACGCGCGCAGGCCGAGTGGCTCGAAGCGCAGTTGAACGACCAGCTCTTTGACAACCAGTGCCGTATTCCGCCGGTTGTGATCACTATTTCGGTCGACTATAATGAGCTGTTAAAGCGGCTTACCGGTCGCCGTCAGTGTCCCTCCTGCGGGCGGATTTACAACGTCTATAGCCAGCCTCCACGGGTCCCCGGTCAGTGCGATGTGGACGGCTCCAAGCTGGTGACCCGGCACGACGATAGCGAAGAGGTCATCTCCGAGCGGCTGAAGCGTTATGAGCAGGACACGCTGCCGCTGAAGGAGTTCTATCGCGCCCAGGGCCGCCTCACGGAAGTCGACGGCGGGCGTGCGGTGGATGAAGTTACCACCGACTTGGCGCGTATCCTGGAGCGGAATGGCCATCGTTTGTAA